A part of Xenopus tropicalis strain Nigerian chromosome 4, UCB_Xtro_10.0, whole genome shotgun sequence genomic DNA contains:
- the faslg gene encoding tumor necrosis factor ligand superfamily member 6, which produces MQQDMRYAQPSVFWTDPCRTPPLPPLPPNQVNMPLPPPFPDFRRKRRKDGTCTYLLIMFLLILLALFGVGLGTYKIIELQKELDNVKEISGDQALPPALEKLIGLNKHPTEKKESRLAAHVTGKEGKEGKEGPTLPLAWEETFGRAFTSGIQYKNRGLVVNQTGLYFLYSSIYFRSTSCQSKELSHTVYKKSKRYPGELILMQNTEYQYCTSNNKWGRHSYLGSLFNFTTDETIYVNVSDVKLVGFDESRTFFGLYKL; this is translated from the exons ATGCAGCAAGATATGAGATACGCACAGCCTTCAGTTTTTTGGACGGATCCATGTAGAACCCCACCATTGCCACCATTGCCACCAAACCAAGTCAATATGCCTCTACCACCCCCATTCCCGGACTTCAGGAGAAAACGACGTAAAGATGGCACTTGTACTTACTTGCTGATCATGTTCCTTCTGATTTTGCTAGCACTTTTTGGTGTTGGTCTTGGCACCTATAAAATCATCGAGTTGCAAAAGGAACTGGACAACGTTAAGGAG ATTTCTGGTGACCAGGCATTACCTCCTGCTTTGGAAAAATTAATTG GGTTGAACAAACACCCAACTGAGAAAAAAGAAAGTAGACTTGCTGCACATGTAACAG GTAAAGAAGGTAAAGAAGGTAAAGAAGGACCCACTTTGCCATTAGCATGGGAAGAAACATTTGGACGCGCTTTTACCTCTGGCATCCAGTACAAAAACAGAGGTCTAGTGGTGAACCAGACTGGCCTGTACTTCCTTTATTCATCTATTTACTTCAGAAGCACTTCCTGCCAGAGTAAAGAATTGTCCCATACTGTCTACAAGAAGTCCAAGAGGTACCCTGGAGAGCTCATACTGATGCAAAATACAGAGTATCAATACTGCACCTCCAATAACAAATGGGGAAGGCACAGTTACCTTGGCTCTCTGTTTAACTTCACCACGGATGAAACAATCTATGTCAATGTCTCTGATGTTAAACTTGTCGGTTTTGATGAATCCAGGACATTCTTCGGGCTTTACAAACTCTGA